Proteins from a genomic interval of Zingiber officinale cultivar Zhangliang chromosome 2A, Zo_v1.1, whole genome shotgun sequence:
- the LOC122041343 gene encoding fruit protein pKIWI502-like has translation MATSLATCSPSPPLLRQPMSLLTRFRRSCLPPSLGLARRALTAVVAAAVRQDAATWTQAPLSLVAPADADASLFHVAVDVSEAPDLAASFTAPGQYLQLRVPEAEKPAFLAIASPPSFASSRGEFQFLVKRFPGSTVDLLCGLGRGDVVELSVVMGKGFPVGRISPPDAFPTVLIFATGSGISPIRSLIESGFGATERQDVRLYYGARNLKRMAYQERFEDWESTGIKIIPVLSQPDERWSGERGYVQAAFSRAKDILNPSSIGAVLCGHKQMAEDVTSQLVADGVSKETILMNF, from the exons ATGGCCACTTCGCTCGCGACTTGTTCTCCGTCGCCTCCTCTCCTCCGTCAGCCCATGTCTCTCCTGACCCGCTTCCGGAGAAGCTGTCTCCCCCCCTCCCTCGGCCTCGCCCGCCGCGCCCTCACTGCCGTCGTTGCCGCCGCCGTCAGACAGGACGCTGCGACCTGGACGCAGGCGCCCCTCAGCCTCGTCGCCCCCGCGGACGCGGACGCCTCCCTGTTCCACGTCGCCGTGGACGTCTCAGAGGCTCCCGATCTCGCCGCATCTTTCACCGCCCCGGGCCAGTACCTCCAGCTCCGCGTCCCTGAGGCCGAAAAGCCCGCCTTTCTCGCCATCGCCTCCCCGCCATCCTTCGCCTCCTCCCGCGGCGAGTTCCAATTTCTCGTCAAGAGGTTCCCCGGCTCCACCGTCGACCTTCTGTGCGGGCTTGGGCGAGGGGACGTCGTCGAGCTGAGTGTGGTTATGGGCAAGGGATTTCCGGTAGGCCGCATCTCGCCTCCCGATGCCTTCCCCACCGTCCTCATATTCGCCACCGGATCTGGAATCAG TCCCATTCGTTCACTCATCGAGTCAGGTTTTGGTGCCACTGAAAGACAAGATGTGAGACTTTACTATGGAGCTAGAAACCTTAAGAGAATGGCATATCAG GAGAGGTTCGAGGATTGGGAATCAACTGGAATCAAAATAATACCTGTTTTGTCGCAACCCGATGAAAGATGGAGTGGCGAAAGAGGATATGTACAG GCGGCTTTTTCAAGAGCTAAAGATATACTAAATCCTTCATCAATTGGTGCTGTGCTTTGTGGGCACAAACAAATGGCTGAG GATGTTACATCGCAACTTGTGGCTGATGGTGTATCGAAGGAGACAATCTTGATGAACTTCTGA